The following DNA comes from Brevinema andersonii.
CCATAAAAAAGAACCTTGGAAATTACATCTTGTACATACTGGCGATAACAATATGACTGGTTCACGTATCTATCAAACAAAAAAATTTTTTCACGATGGCGAAGATTTTTGTTTAACCTATGGAGATGGTGTTTGTGACGTTGATATTGCTCAAGAAATAGAATTTCACAAAAAACACGGTAAAATCGGTACAATTTTAGCAGTACATCCTCCAGGTCGCTTTGGAGTTTTATCTGTTGAAGATTCAACAGTAACTTCATTTTCTGAAAAAACCGACAACGAAAAAGGATTCATTAACGGAGGATTTTTTATCTTCAATACAGGTATTTTTAATTATCTTTCTTCTAATGATGATCTTATTTTCGAACAGAAACCTCTGCAAAATCTCGCACAAGATCACCAGTTAAAAGCATTTCAACATAAAGGATTTTGGCAATGCATGGATACTTTACGTGACAAAATATATCTCGAAGAACTATGGCAAACAAAAAATGCTCCATGGAAAAGGTGGTGATATGATTTGTTTGGATACAATAAAACAAAAATTACAAAATAAAACCGTTCTGATTACTGGTCATACTGGATTTAAAGGTACATGGCTTTCTCGTTTTCTCCTTCAATTAGGAGCAAAAGTTGTAGGTATTGGCCTCGATGAAGGGTCAGAATCACTTTTTACTCTCACAAAAACAAATCAAGATATGCTATCCTATATCCAAGACATTAGGGATTATGATACTTTAGTTCAAATTATAAAATCTGAAAATCCTGATATTGTTTTTCATTTAGCAGCACAACCCCTAGTACTAATTAGTTACCAGAGTCCTGTTGAAACATTCAATACGAATGTAATGGGAACAATTCATCTTCTTGAAGCATGCCGGCAATTGGATTCACTACAAAGTATTGTACTGATTACTACGGATAAAGTATATCAAAACAATGAATGGGTTTATTCCTATCGTGAGAATGACCGTTTAGGAGGACATGACCCCTATTCTGCTAGCAAGGCAATGTGTGAACTAGCTATCGAAAGTTATCGTTCCTCCTTCTACAAAAAAACAGGAGTAATATTAACTGCTGTAAGAGCAGGTAACGTTATCGGCGGAGGAGATTTTTCCAAAGACCGTCTCATTCCTGATATTATCAGGTCTATCAAACAAAAAACAGTCCTATCATTACGTTGTCCAAACAGCATTAGACCATGGCAATACATAATGGATGCATTATGGGGATACCTATTAATTTGTACAGCTTCTCTCCAAAATACCCCCCCCCCTACTACCACCTCTTTATTTCGCTTATCACCATCTTATAATATAGCTCC
Coding sequences within:
- the rfbF gene encoding glucose-1-phosphate cytidylyltransferase, which translates into the protein MKAVILAGGLGSRLGEETALRPKPLVEIGGLPILWHIMKYYSSFGCQEFIICLGYKGFKIKEFFLNYMAHLSDLSIDFTENLITYSYDSHKKEPWKLHLVHTGDNNMTGSRIYQTKKFFHDGEDFCLTYGDGVCDVDIAQEIEFHKKHGKIGTILAVHPPGRFGVLSVEDSTVTSFSEKTDNEKGFINGGFFIFNTGIFNYLSSNDDLIFEQKPLQNLAQDHQLKAFQHKGFWQCMDTLRDKIYLEELWQTKNAPWKRW
- the rfbG gene encoding CDP-glucose 4,6-dehydratase — encoded protein: MICLDTIKQKLQNKTVLITGHTGFKGTWLSRFLLQLGAKVVGIGLDEGSESLFTLTKTNQDMLSYIQDIRDYDTLVQIIKSENPDIVFHLAAQPLVLISYQSPVETFNTNVMGTIHLLEACRQLDSLQSIVLITTDKVYQNNEWVYSYRENDRLGGHDPYSASKAMCELAIESYRSSFYKKTGVILTAVRAGNVIGGGDFSKDRLIPDIIRSIKQKTVLSLRCPNSIRPWQYIMDALWGYLLICTASLQNTPPPTTTSLFRLSPSYNIAPLDNSNQHTVEYITSLFIESLGQGNYKIDEHTHFSHETQRLRLDSSLIQEELGWRPLFNTNESVIQTASEYKTYLHEPDKLKHHLDSFISEYIKQRIS